GCTCGCCGCTCGCCGCCATTCCGGCGCCGGCCTCCCACACCGCGGCGGGGGACGGCAGGAAGTCGGGGTCCACCGCGCCGCTCGCGCTCAGCGCCGTCCAGGCGGCCAGCGGGACGGCCATCGACGCGGCGCGCAGCGTCCAGGCGAGCGGCGCGGACACCTCGCCGTGCAGGAGGCGCACGCGCCGCGTACGCGGCGGCGCGACCGGCGGCGCGTCCACCACGGCCCCCGCGCTCACGGCTGTACCGCCATGACGAACTTCGGTTCCAGCAGCCCGTCCAGCGGCGGCGCGGCGTCCACGAGCTTGCTCGCGACCAGGAAGTCGGAGATCTGCTTGGCGCGGGCCGGCAGCTCATCGGAGAACGCCGTGCGGTTCTGCTCCAGCGTGAAGATCGTCGTGCCCTTGTCGTAGGTCTCGTAGTCCGCGACGCTCACCCCGGCCCGCTTCGCCATGATCTCAAGCGCCTTCTCACGGTTGGCCGAGATCCACGCCACCGTGTCGAACCACGTCTTCACCAGGGCCTGCACCCCCTTGGCGTCCCGGTCCAGCAGCTTCTTGTTCACCACCAGGTGGTCGGGGATCGCGCCGGGGAAGTCGGCGGACGTCGCGATCGGCGCGCTGCCGGGCCGCTTCAGCGCGGTCGTGGTGAACGGCGCGAACACCCCGACCGCGTCCACGCGTCCCGCGACGAAGGCCGCGGCGGCGGCGTCGGTCGGCAGCGGCTGGAACGTCACGTCGGCCTCGGTGAGCCCGGCCTTCTCCAGAGCGAGCAGCAGCAGATAGTGGTCCACGGTTCCCTGCTCGGCCGCCACCGTCATGCCTTTGAGGCCGGCGACCGACGTCACGCCTTCCTTGGCGATGATCTGGTCGTTGCCGGTGGAGTTGTCGTTGACCAGCACGACGGTCTCCTCGGCGCCGCCGGCCACCGAGGCGAGGGTGTCGTTGAGCGTCTGGCTGTTGGCGTCGATGTTGCCGGTGGCCAGCGCGTTCAGGCTGTCGGTGTAGGAGTCGAAGTACTTCAGCTCCACCTGCACGCCGTTCTTGGCGAACAGTCCCTGTTCCTGCGCGACCTGCCAGGGGAACCAGCCGGGCCAGGCGCTGAAACCCAGCGTGATCTTCGGGGTGGCGCCGCCGGACGGCTCGGCGGGTTCCTGGCCGGCGCCGGCGCAGCCCGTGGTGAGGGCGAGCAGGACGGCGGCCGGGAGGATGAGGCGACGGAACATCACTTCGCTCCCCTTTCGGGAGTGTCGTGCGGGGGCTGCGCGGAGCGCTTCGGCAGGTGGCCGGACCGGACCAGGCACCCGAGGGTGTCGCAGATGACCCGGGTGGCGATGAGTGCGGTGATCTCGGCGTTGTCGTACGGCGGCGCGCACTCGACGACCTCGATGCCGGCGAGGGGACGCGCGTCCGCGATGAGCTGGATGAACTTCAGCACCTCACGCGGCAGGAACCCGCCGGGTTCGGGCCAGCCGGTGCCGGGGACGAACGCCGCGTCCAGGCAGTCCACGTCGAACGACAGCCACACCGCCTCCGCGCCGTCCCAGGCGACCTCCAGCGCGCGCTCGGCGGCGGCCTCGATCCCCATCTCGACGCAGTCGGTGACCGTCATGATCGTGGTGCCGCGCTCGCGGCCCACCTTGACGCCGGGCCGGGGGGCCTGCCAGCCGCCGATGCCGATCTGCACGAGGTTCTTCGGCGGCACGTTCGGGATGTCGGTCGCGTGGAACCACGGCGTGGTGTGCATGCGCTCGTCGAGGTCGGTCTCCTGGGTGTCCACGTGCCGGTCGAAGTGGATGATGCCGACGTTGCCTTGAACGTGCTCGGCGACCCCGCGCACCGTCGGATAGCCGATGGAATGATCCCCACCGAGCACCACAGGGAACGCGCCGCTGGCGTACACGTGCGAGACGGCCTTGCTGATCTGGTCGAACGTCTTCTCGATGTTGGCCGGGATGGTGAACACGTCGCCGAGGTCGGCGATGGTGATCGACTCGCGCAGGTCCACCCCGAGCTCGAAGCTGTACGGCCCGTACAGCGCCGAGATCTTGCGGATGCCCTGCGGCCCGAACCGCGTCCCCGACCGGTAGGTCGTGCCGCCGTCGAACGGCGCGCCGAGCACCGCCACGTCGTACTCGCCGCACCGCCGCACGTCCTCGACGTACGGCGCCTTGAGGAACGTGTTGATGCCGGCGAAGTGCGGCAGCTCGCCTCTGGAGAAGGTCGGGATGGTCTTGTCGACGATGGAGTCGGCCCCCGGCAGCCCCATCTCCAGGCCGCGTTCGATCTCGCGCCGGTGCATGGTGAGCGGCAGCTCCGCCTCACGCTCCACGGCGTACCGGGCCTCGGGTCCATAGTGATCGTGAAGGTGACCCACGGCACTCCCTCTCGGAAAATGCCTCACACAGGAGGCAGCCGACATGACTGTCTCCCGGGTTTTTGTCCCGCCGTGGAACGGCTCTCCCCTCAGGGGGGGAGGCCGCCTGCACCTCTCGGACCAGCCCCTCGCGCCGCCGAGGACGGAACCCTAGATGCGCCTCATCCGCTGGGGGATGAGTCCCCTTCATGACAGCGCCGCGCTGTTTCCACGGGGTTTCCGCCTCGTAGCGGATCGGTGACGTGACGTCTCACGCCGTCCCCGCCACCCCGGGAACCGCTCGCCGGCCGGTCTCCACCGGTGAGCCGGATAGATCATCGGTCGCAGACATCGGGTGGCTCTCGCGAACCAGCGAATCGTGGTCGACACGCCACCGGAAAGTTTCAGTAGGCACTCGAAATGGTCGACGAGAACAGCCACCGGACCAGCGCAGAAAGAGGCCGTCTGTGACAGGGTTACTTAACTCTTGACTTAGTTTGGACCGGCGTCTATAGTCCGCGAAGTTGACAAGATTTCCCGAAACTTTCTGACGACTCGTTGTGTGATCGTTCCACTGATTCATGGGATGTCTTCGTGCCTCGCCACGCGAGGGGACCCACGACGGCCGATGACACGGAAGGCGCGAGGATGACCGCAACCGGGACGGCCGGCCCGGCACCGGACACCCGGGATCGGCGCGAGCCCGAGCCACGTCCCGCGCGCCGGAGCCGTCCCCCGGACCGCACCTGGCGCCAGGCGATCCGCCGCGACTGGCGGCTGTACTCCCTCGCGGTCCTGCCGCTGCTCTTCTTCCTGGTCTTCCGCTACCTGCCGATGATCGGCAACGTCATCGCGTTCCGGAAGTTCGTGCCAGGCGGCAGCGTGCTCGGCGAGGAGTGGGCCGGCCTGCGCTACGTGCGCATGTTCTGGAGCGACCCGACGTTCTGGCACGTGTTCACCAACACGCTGATCCTCGGCGCTCTCACACTGCTGTTCTGCTTCCCCCTGCCGATCGTGCTCGCGCTGATGATCAACGAGGTGCGGCACCGGCCGCTCAAGCGGTTCGTCCAGTCGGTGTCCTACCTGCCGCACTTCCTGTCGATGGTGGTCGTGGCGGGCCTGGTCTTCGAGCTGCTCTCGGTGGACGGGCCGGTCAACCAGATCCTTCGGGCCGCCGGGGACGACCCGATCGCGTTCCTGCAGGAACCCGGGTGGTTCCGCGCGATCTACGTCTCCTCCGAGGTGTGGCAGACCGTCGGCTGGGGGACGATCCTCTATCTCGCGGCGCTCACCACGATCGACGACCAGCTCTACGAGGCGGCCAGGATCGACGGCGCCGGCCGGTGGCGCCAGACCTGGCACGTGACCCTGCCGGGGATACGGCCCACGGCGGTCACCTTGCTCATCCTGAACATCGGCGCGTTCATGGCGGTCGGGTTCGAGAAGATCCTGCTGCTGTACAACCCCCTGACGTACCCCACGGCCGACGTGATCACCACGTACCTGTACCGCATCGGCCTGCTGTCCAACAGCTTCAGCTACGCCGCCGCGATCGGCCTGTTCGAGGCGGTCGTCGGCCTGATCCTGGTGTTCACGGCCAACCTGATCTCGCGCCGTTCCGTCGGGACGAGCCTGTGGTGACCGTGGACCCCGGCCGGCGCGTCTTCCGGGCCGTCAACGCCGTCGTGCTCGGCCTCGTCGTGATCGTCACGCTGTACCCGTTCGTCAACATCCTCGCGCGCTCACTGAGCGACGAGAACGCCATCCGGTCCGGCGAGGTCAACCTCGTCCCCCGCGGGTTCACGCTCAGGACGTACGAGTTCGTCATCTCCGACGTGACGTTCTGGACGAACTACCGCAACACCGTGGTCTACACGGTCGTCGCCACCGTGATCGCGATGGTCATGACCACCTGCTACGCCTACGTGCTGTCCAAGAAGCACCTGAAGGGCCGCAAGGTCCTCATCGGCGTCGCCGTCTTCACGATGTTCTTCTCCGGCGGGCTGATCCCCAACTACGTCCTCGTCACGAGCCTCGGCCTGAAGGACTCCATCTGGGCCATCGTCCTGCCGAACGCCGTCAACGTCTTCAACCTGCTGATCATGAAGACGTTCTTCGAGAACCTGCCGGTCGAGCTGGAGGAGGCCGCGGCGATCGACGGCATGAGCACCTACGGCATCCTGCTGCGCATCGTGCTGCCGCTGTCGAAGGCGGTGATCGCCACGATGACGCTCTTCTACGCCGTCGCCTTCTGGAACTCGTGGTTCGCCGCGTTCCTCTACATGAGCCAGAACGACCTGTTCCCGGTGACCGTCTACCTGCGCAACCTCATCGCCGGCGCCACCACGGCGACGTCCGTCGGCGCCGACGCCGGCGACATGACGGTGGCCGCCAACATCAAGGCGGTGACGATCGTCCTCACGGTCATCCCCATCCTCGCGATCTACCCCTTCGTCCAGCGGTACTTCGTCCGCGGAGTCATGCTCGGCGCGGTCAAGGGATGACGATCCACAAGCCCAGGCGCTGCACCCCCCGACTGTCCGAGAAAGGACATCCATGTACGAGATGAACCGGCGTCAGGCGATCGTCGCCATGGGTGCGTTCCTCGCGCTCGCCGGCTGCAGCGGTGCCGAGCAGCCGAAGAAGGGGGCCGACGACTTCTCCGGCAAGAGGGACGGCTCGTTGCAGGGCTACGGCCCCGGCACACAGTTCAAGGCCGCCGTGCCGCTGACGTTCACCGTGCTGTACAACAACCACCCGTTCTACCCCATCAAGAACGACTGGCTGTTCTGGTCGGAGCTCACCAAGCGGACCAACGTGACGTTGCAGCCGAGCGTGGTGCCGCTGAGCGACTACGAGAACAAGCGGAGCCTGCTCATCGGCGCCGGCGACGCGCCGCTCATCATCCCGAAGACCTACCCGGCGCAGGAGACCCCGTTCGTCGCGTCCGGCGCCATCCTCCCGGTCAGCGACTACATCGACCTGATGCCGAACTTCAAGGACAAGATCGCCAAGTGGAACCTGCAGAAGGACCTGGACACGCTCCGCCAGGCCGACGGCCGGTTCTACCTGCTCCCTGGCGTCCACGAGGACTACTGGGTGGAGTACTCGCTGGCCGTGCGCGAGGACATCATGGAGAAGCTCGGCCTCCAGGTCCCGCAGACCTGGGACGACGTGTACACCATGCTGAAGGCGATGAAGGCGGAGTACCCCGACGCCTACCCCCTGTCGGACCGGTGGAGCGTCCCCACGGTCGGCGGCAGCCTGATGAGCGTCCTCGGCACCGCCTACGGCGCACCCGGCGGCTGGGGCTACCGCAACGGCATCATCTGGGACGCCGCCGCGCAGAAGTTCCTCTTCACCGGCGCCAGCGAGCAGTACAAGCAGATGCTCCAGTACCTCGCCAAGCTCGTGCAGGAGAAGCTGCTCGACCCGGAGACCTTCACCCAGACCGATGAGCAGGCGATACAGAAGCTGGTGTCCGGCAAGTCGTTCGTGATCAGCAGTAACGCGCAGACGCTGGTCAACGAGTACCGGCCGCCGCTGCTCAAGGCGAACCCCAAGGCCAGGCTCGTCAAGATCCCGCAGCCGATCGGCCCGATGGGCCCGATCAAGGCGGCGCCGCACATCACCCGCCTGGAGAACGGCGTCATGATCTCCAAGAAGGCACTGGACAGCCAGAACTTCGTCGCCATGATGCAGTTCATCGACTGGCTCTGGTACTCCGACGAGGGCCAGTTGTTCGCCAAGTGGGGCATCGAAGGCACCACCTACACCAAGGACTCCGCCGGCAAGATCAAGCCGGCGCCGGACGTCGACTTCGTCGGCCTCAACCCCAAGGGCTCCAAGCACCTGCAGAAGGACTTCGGCTTCCACAACGGCGTCTTCGCGTACGGCGGCAGCACCGAACTGCTCGAATCGACCTTCTCCGACGAGGAGATCGCCTTCCAGAAGATCATGAACGCCAGGAAGGCCATGCCGGTCGAGCCGCCGCACCCCCTCACCGACGAAGAGCGCGAGCAGTCCACGCTGTGGGAGTCGCCGCTGAAGGACCACGTCACCCAGAACACCCTGAAGTTCATCCTCGGCAAGCGCGACTTCGCCGAATGGGACGCCTATGTCGCCGAACTGGAAGGTAAGAACATGGGTTCCTACGTGAACCTGGTGAACGGCGCGTACGAGCGGTACAAGAAGGAACACGGCTGACCGTCTCGTTCCGGCCGCGCCTCGGGCCAGGCGCGGCCGGAACGGCCCGTTGAGCACCACATCGCCGAGCCCTCCCAGGGAGCCCGCATGACCACCGCGTCCGAGGCCGTGGACACGACCGCCGTCCCCGCGTTCGGCCGGGGCCCGCTGTCCCGGGCCTCCGCCTTCGTCTACACCCTGCTCGTGACCGAGTCGCTGTTCCTGGTGGCGGCGTCGCCGGGTCTCGCCGGCCTCGTCCTGCTGGAACGGCACGCGGGGAACCTGCCGCTCGCCGCGCTGTGCCTGCTGCCGGCCGGTCCGGCGTTCTCCGCCGTGCTGTACGCGGTGCGGCACCGCGGCCGCGACCTCACCGACCTGCGGCCCGCGGCGGCGTTCTGGCGCGGCTACCGCGTCAACGCGCGCGGCGTGCTCAAGCTGTGGGTCCCGTGGCTGGCCTGGATGGCGGTCCTCGGCACCACCTTCGCGAACTTCGCCGCCGCCGGGGTCCCCGGGTGGTGGGCCGTTCTGTCGGTGCTCGTCGTGACGGCGGCGGTGCTGTGGATGGCCAACGCCGTGGTGATCATGTCGTTGTTCGACTTCCGCGCGCGGGACGTGTCCCGGCTCGCGGCGTACTTCCTCACGCGTTCTCCCGGCGCGGCGATCGGCAACGCCGGCCTGCTGGTCGCGGCGGTGGCGCTGACGCTGGTCGCGACCGAGGCGGCCACGGCGCTGCTCGTCCCGGTGTTCGCGGCGGTGCTGCTGTCCAACGGCCGCACGATGATCGCCGAGATCCGGGACAGGTTCACCGCCGCGTGAGCCGGGCCGAGGAGTTCCACCCCGCGTGGCTGCCGCCGGAGGCGTTCGGCCCGGTCGGCGCGCGCCGCACGCTCGTGCTCGGCGACGGCCCGCTCGCCGGGACCGTACGCGAGGAGGTGGCGCGGGCCGAGGACCGGTACGGCGGCGGGGCCTCGGGGCCGCCGTACGACCTCGTGCTCGCGGTCGCCGGCTCCGGCCCTCTGCCGGACACCGCCGAGGCGGTCGTGGCCGAGTGCGGGCCGATCGGTGCCGAGGGTTTCGTGGCCGGCCGCCGCGACGGGGTCACGGTGGTGCTCGCCGATGACCCGGCCGGTCTGCTGTACGGCTTCTTCCACGTCGTACGGCTCGGGGAGCGGGCTTTCACCGGTGCCTTCGGGCCGCAGGCGCACCGGCCGGCGGCGCGCCTGCGGGTGCTCGACCACTGGGACAATGTCGACGTGCACCCGGTGATGGGCCAGGTCGAGCGTGGCTACGCGGGTGGCTCGATCTTCTGGCGCGACGGCGCGGCGCGTGGGGACCTCGCACGCGTCCGGGCCTACGGGAGGCTGCTCGCCGCGTGCGGCGTCAACGCGATCACCGTGAACAACGTGAACGTGCACGCCACCGAGGCACGCCTGCCGACCGAGCGGCTGGACGACGTGGCCGCGATCGCCGCCGCGCTGCGGCCGTACGGCGTCAGGGTGCACCTGGCCGTCGCGTTCTCCGCACCGGTCGACCCCGGCGGGCTCCCCACCGCCGACCCGCTCGATAATGACGTGCGCGCGTGGTGGGCCGGGGTCACCGCGCAGGTGTACGCCGCGATCCCCGACTTCGGCGGCTACCTGGTGAAGGCCGACTCCGAGGGGCAGCCGGGACCGTTCACCTACGGCCGCGGCCACGCCGACGGCGCCAACATGCTCGCCGCCGCGCTTGAGCCGCACGGCGGGGTCGTCCGGTGGCGTGCCTTCGTGTACGACCACCGGCAGGACTGGCGCGACCGCTCGACCGACCGGGCCCGCGCCGCCTACGACCACTTCGTCCCGCTGGACGGCCGCTTCAGCCGTAACGTGATCCTCCAGGTGAAGCACGGCCCCATCGACTTCCAGCCGCGTGAACCGGTGTCGCCGCTGTTCGCCGCGATGCCGGAGACCCGCCTCGCGCTGGAGCTCCAGGTGACGCAGGAGTACACCGGCCAGCAGCGGCACGTCTGCCATCTCGCTCCCATGTGGAGTGAGGTGCTGCGCTTCGAACCCGAGGGTCCCGGCGGGCCGGACGTGGCCACGCTCGTCACCGGGGACCCGGCGAGCAGCGGGGAGAGCGGCGGCCTGGCGGGGGTGTCCAATGTGGGGGACGACCACTACTGGACGGGGCACCCGCTCGCGCAGGCCAACCTGTACGCGTTCGGCCGGCTGGCCTGGACGCCGCGCACGGATTCGGCGGCGATCCTCGACGAGTGGATCGGCCTGACCTTCGCCGCGTCCCGCGACCTCGCGGCGCTGCGCCGCGAGCTGCACGCGATCATGGACGGCTCGTGGCGCACCTACGAGCGGTACACCTCGCCGCTCGGCGTGGGTTTCATGGTCCGTCCCGGCGACCACTACGGCCCCGACGTGGACGGATACGAGTACACCCCCTGGGGCACCTACCACCACGCCGACCGCGACGGCGTCGGCGTGGACCGCACCCGGGCCACCGGCACCGGCTTCACCGGCCAGTACCCGAGACCCTGGTCGGAGGTGTACGAGTCCCTGGAACGGTGTCCCGACGAGCTGCTGCTGTTCTTCCACCACGTCCCGTACGGCCACGTGCTGCGCGACGGGACCACCGTGATCCAGCACATCTACGACACGCACTTCGCCGGTGTCGAGGAGGTCGTGGCGGCGCGGTCACGGTGGGAGGGGCTGGCCGGCGCGGTGGATCCGGATCTGCACGCGCGGGTGAGCACGCTCTTCGACGAGCAACTGCGCTGTGCGCGGGAGTGGCGCGACCAGATCAACACGTACTTCTACCGCAAGTCCGGCGTGCCGGACGCGCACGGCCGGCGTATCCACTGACCCCGGGGGTGCCTGGCACAGGCTTCCGGGGGACGTGCCGGTACCGAGGGGACGTCCCGGTACCGGCATCGTCTCGTCCGTGAGGTTCCCGTGGGTCAGGCGGCGCGGCAGGTGAGCGCCGGTGTGGCCGGGGTGCCGTTGGCGATGAAGCCGAACGTGGTGGTGCCGCCGGCGGCGAGAGCGCCGTTCCAGGTCTCGTTGCGCACGGTGACGGCGGATCCGCTGCCGGAGCGCACGCCTCCCCAGATCTGGGTGACGGACTGGGAGCCGGGCCACGTCCAGTCGACGGTCCAGCCGTTGACCGCGGCGGCGCCGGCGCGCACCGTGACGTTGGACTGGAAGCCGCCACCCCAGGAGTTGACCGTCTCGATCGTCGCCGTGCAGCCACCGGGGACCGGAGTCGGCGTCGGGGTCGGCGTCGGCGTGGGGGTCGGCGTCGGCGTGGGGGTCGGCGTGGGGGTCGGCGTGGGGGTCGGCGTGGGGGTCGGCGTGGGGGTCGGCGTCGGGGTGGGGGTCGGTGTCGGAGTCGGAGTCGGCGTCGGAGTCGGGGTGGGGGTCGGAGTGGGGGTCGGGCCGCCGATCACTACGGTCGTGAGGGAGCGAGGCCGGAGGCTGACGGTTCCGTTCGACACCGTGGAGCGGGTCATCGAGTTGGTGTTGTCGGTGACGTAGGCGGTGGCGTTCCCCTGGATGCCGTCCCAGGTGACGGCCGAGGTGCCGGTGTTGAGCACCGCGACGACCTTGGAGCCGTCGGCGTTGAGGAACGCCGACGCCTTCAGCGCCGAGTTGCTCGACGACGCGCCGAGCCGCACCGCTCCGGGCCGGATGAACCTGCTGTACCCGGCCACGGCCCACAGCCGCTTGGACACGCTGTACGTCCGCGCCGCCGTGTCGATCTGGATCAGCGCACGGGTCGTTCCCGCCGAGCCCCCGAGCCAGTAGATGTAGCCGCTGACGTTCCCCGCGGTGAGCGCCGTGTGGATCGCCTGCGCCACGGCGAAGCCGCCGTAGGTCGTGTCGTCCCAGTTGGCGTTCCAGGTGGTGCCGTCCGGCGACCACTCCGACATCCAGGCGCGCTTGTTCCCGGGTTGCGGGCTGGTGATCTGGCTGGCGTAGGTGTGACCGGTGTAGGTCGTCACGTAGCGCCGGGCATCGGCGTCGGCCTCGATCGCGCTGCTGTACGACTTGGCCTGGTCCCAGCCGAAGGAGTCGCAACAGGCGAGCTTGACGTCGCCGGCGATCGGGCCGAGGACCTTGACGAACGCGGCGGCCTGCGCGGGGGTGAAGCGCATGGACTCGTAGGTCGAGGTGTAGTCGGGTTCGTTGGTGAACCCGAGGTCGGTGATCTTGATGCCCTCTTGCTCGTAGAACTTCGTGTACTGCATCAGGTACCTGGCGTAGGCCGCGCGCCACTCGTTCCTGAGCGTGCCGCCGTTGTCCGCGCTGTTGTTGTCCTTCATGTACCCCGGTGCGCTCCAGGCGTCCGCGTAGAACCGCTTCACGCCGTACGACTGCGCGACCTTGGAGACCCACACCTGGGCCCCGTCGTCGCCGTCCCACACATAACGCGGCGGCGCGTCCGGGCCGCCGGGGTTCTGCGGCTGGATGGAGATCATCTTGTCGTACGGGCTGCCGGCCGGCGCGGCGCCGATGCCGAGACGCAGGATGCTGAGTCCCGCGCCGCTGTCGCGGTCGAACCACAGGCGGAAGATGTCGTTCTGCTGGGCCGTGGAGAGGGAACGCAGCAGTTCGCCGCGGCGGAAGGCCGTGGAGATGCCGAAGCCGTCCATCTCCTGGTACCGCACGCCGTCCGACACGGTGATGACCGGCGCGGCGGCGGCGGAGGCCGGTGCCGCGGCCACCAGCGACGTGCCGAGAAGTGCGGTCGCCAAGGCGATCCGTATCACAGGCCCTCCTGATGTGAGCGTTGTCGGTCGCAGTCAGGGGAAATGTCAGCCCCCCATCCGGAGATCAGTCTGAGAAGGGGTGGTAAACGCGTCAAGTTCGCGGAAATCGCATATCTCTACTTAGGTGGCGTGCTTCGTGAGCTGTGCATATGGTGCCATCGTCCGTCCGGCGGAATGACGGCGCGCCACCAGTCGAAACCCCGACCCGCGGGCCCGGACATCGCACGGAGAATCTCTATCCGTCCGTCGCCGCGCCGGTGAACGTTTCAGCAAAATGTGACCGCTCACAACAGGATGCGAAACCTCCCGCGCCTCCCGGTCGCACCTGCCGCCGGGTCGTCCCGGCGCTCGGAGTGTCGGCCCGGGATGCTAGTTTCCCTGCGCACGTGCCGCCTTCGGAAGCGGACACCGCACGAAGGAGAGCCCATGGAACCCCGGTCCCCGTCGGGCCCGCCGCACGTGCGGGACGAGCCGCGTCGTTCGCCGTGGGCCACGATCGCCGTCGTCTACGTCGCCGGGGTCGTCTCGGCGATGAGCCTCGGCAAGTTCGCACCCGTAGGTCCCGAGGTGCAGGCACAGCTCGGGCTGACGCTGGCGCAGCTCGGCTGGGTGATCTCGGCCGTCGTCGGCCTCGGGGCCGTGGCGGGGGTGCCGGCCGGCTACCTGGTACGCCGCCTCGGCACCGAGAGGTCCCTCATCGGCGGCCTGGTCCTGATGGCGGTGGCGGGTGGGGCCGCGGTGACGGCCGGCGGGTACGCCTGGCTGCTCGCCGCGCGGTTCGTGGAGAGCGCCGGCTACCTGATGGTGACCGTCGCCGCTCCCGCTCTGATCCTCCGCATGGCCGCCGACCGCGACCGCGGCGTCGCTCTGTCGATCTGGGCGACCTTCGTCCCGGTGGGCCTCGGCGTGAGCACCCTGGCCGGCGGCGCCGCGGGGTCCGCGCTCGGCTGGCGCGGCTGGACCGGCCTCATCGCGGCCCTGACCCTGGTCATGGCCTCGGCCGTCTGGGTACGCCTGCCGCGCGGCGCGGCCCGCCACGAGACGGCCGCCGGTCCCGTGCCTCGCGCCGGAGCGCTGGTCAGGCCCGCGGTCCTCGCCGCGTCCTTCGCGCTGGCCGTCCTCGCCACCCTCCCCGTCGTCGTGCTGCTGCCGACCCTCCTCATCGAGTCGTACGGCCGCACCGCGACCACGGCAGGCGCGCTCACCTCCGCCGTCTCCCTGATCGGCGTCCCCGGCGGGCTCGCCGTCGGCCTGCTGCTCCGCAAGGGTGTCTCCTTGAAGGTGATGGCGCTCTCGGGCCTGCTGGTGATCCCCGGCGGGTGGCTCATGTACGCGGCAGGCGCCGCACTGCCGGCCGCGGTGACCGGCGCGGCCGTCATCTCGCTGTTCAACGGCTTCCTCGGCGCGCTCGTCTTCGCCGCTCTGCCGCTGGTGCTGCGCCGCCTGTCGGACGCCGACGTCGGCACGGGCCTGGTCGCGCAGACCGGCAGTCTCGGAGCGCTCGTCGGTCCGCCGTTCTTCGGCCTGGTGGCCGTGGGGTACGGCTACCAGGTCCTCCCCGTGGTCATCACCGCCGGCATGCTCGCCGCCACCGCCGCGCTGCTGCTGGCCACCCGAGGCGTCTCCACCCGGCCGCCGCGCTGAGCCGTGCGCCGCCACCGCCGCCGGTCACCCGAGGTGTGTCCACGGGCCGTCGCGCTGAGCCGTACGCCGCTGTTCCGCCGGTCACCGAGGTGCGTCCACCCGGCCGCCGTCCCGCTGAGCGGCATCCCGTCGTTGACACCGGGCCGCGCGGCGCACAACACTGCTGGTCGCGATATGAACATGAGTTCACCTGGCGAACAGGCCGCGCCTCAAGTGGTGCGCCGCTTGGAAAGGGGACGCACGACATGGCCGCCGAGCCTCCCGTCCTCACGCAGGACGCCGTCAGCGCCGAGATCGCGCAGGCGCGCCGGGCCTACGCCGAGCACCTCGGCGCGGGGGCCGCGCC
The window above is part of the Sphaerisporangium rubeum genome. Proteins encoded here:
- a CDS encoding CynX/NimT family MFS transporter yields the protein MEPRSPSGPPHVRDEPRRSPWATIAVVYVAGVVSAMSLGKFAPVGPEVQAQLGLTLAQLGWVISAVVGLGAVAGVPAGYLVRRLGTERSLIGGLVLMAVAGGAAVTAGGYAWLLAARFVESAGYLMVTVAAPALILRMAADRDRGVALSIWATFVPVGLGVSTLAGGAAGSALGWRGWTGLIAALTLVMASAVWVRLPRGAARHETAAGPVPRAGALVRPAVLAASFALAVLATLPVVVLLPTLLIESYGRTATTAGALTSAVSLIGVPGGLAVGLLLRKGVSLKVMALSGLLVIPGGWLMYAAGAALPAAVTGAAVISLFNGFLGALVFAALPLVLRRLSDADVGTGLVAQTGSLGALVGPPFFGLVAVGYGYQVLPVVITAGMLAATAALLLATRGVSTRPPR
- a CDS encoding alpha-glucuronidase, whose product is MSRAEEFHPAWLPPEAFGPVGARRTLVLGDGPLAGTVREEVARAEDRYGGGASGPPYDLVLAVAGSGPLPDTAEAVVAECGPIGAEGFVAGRRDGVTVVLADDPAGLLYGFFHVVRLGERAFTGAFGPQAHRPAARLRVLDHWDNVDVHPVMGQVERGYAGGSIFWRDGAARGDLARVRAYGRLLAACGVNAITVNNVNVHATEARLPTERLDDVAAIAAALRPYGVRVHLAVAFSAPVDPGGLPTADPLDNDVRAWWAGVTAQVYAAIPDFGGYLVKADSEGQPGPFTYGRGHADGANMLAAALEPHGGVVRWRAFVYDHRQDWRDRSTDRARAAYDHFVPLDGRFSRNVILQVKHGPIDFQPREPVSPLFAAMPETRLALELQVTQEYTGQQRHVCHLAPMWSEVLRFEPEGPGGPDVATLVTGDPASSGESGGLAGVSNVGDDHYWTGHPLAQANLYAFGRLAWTPRTDSAAILDEWIGLTFAASRDLAALRRELHAIMDGSWRTYERYTSPLGVGFMVRPGDHYGPDVDGYEYTPWGTYHHADRDGVGVDRTRATGTGFTGQYPRPWSEVYESLERCPDELLLFFHHVPYGHVLRDGTTVIQHIYDTHFAGVEEVVAARSRWEGLAGAVDPDLHARVSTLFDEQLRCAREWRDQINTYFYRKSGVPDAHGRRIH
- a CDS encoding cellulose binding domain-containing protein → MIRIALATALLGTSLVAAAPASAAAAPVITVSDGVRYQEMDGFGISTAFRRGELLRSLSTAQQNDIFRLWFDRDSGAGLSILRLGIGAAPAGSPYDKMISIQPQNPGGPDAPPRYVWDGDDGAQVWVSKVAQSYGVKRFYADAWSAPGYMKDNNSADNGGTLRNEWRAAYARYLMQYTKFYEQEGIKITDLGFTNEPDYTSTYESMRFTPAQAAAFVKVLGPIAGDVKLACCDSFGWDQAKSYSSAIEADADARRYVTTYTGHTYASQITSPQPGNKRAWMSEWSPDGTTWNANWDDTTYGGFAVAQAIHTALTAGNVSGYIYWLGGSAGTTRALIQIDTAARTYSVSKRLWAVAGYSRFIRPGAVRLGASSSNSALKASAFLNADGSKVVAVLNTGTSAVTWDGIQGNATAYVTDNTNSMTRSTVSNGTVSLRPRSLTTVVIGGPTPTPTPTPTPTPTPTPTPTPTPTPTPTPTPTPTPTPTPTPTPTPTPTPTPTPTPTPTPVPGGCTATIETVNSWGGGFQSNVTVRAGAAAVNGWTVDWTWPGSQSVTQIWGGVRSGSGSAVTVRNETWNGALAAGGTTTFGFIANGTPATPALTCRAA